Below is a genomic region from Acinetobacter tibetensis.
TGTATAACAACACCCTGAAATTACTGGATCGCAATGGCAACCTATTGGTTGAATTTACCAGAGCAAAACAACCGCGTTAAAATTTTAAGATAAGGGTCTGTATTACAGACCTTTTTCATTTGTATAACCAACATTACATCTGTGTGCCACAAAATTCGCTTATCGTGGTCACGTATATTCAGAAAAGGAAAAAATTCATGCAACAAGCATTATTGGGTGGTGGCTGCTTTTGGTGTGTCGAAGCAGTATTTCTTCAATTAAAAGGCGTGACTCGAGTGGTCAGTGGTTATGCAGGTGGCACAACTGAAAATCCGAGCTATGAAGACATCTGCCGAGGCAATACAGGACATGCAGAAGTCATCCTGATTGATTTTGATGAAAGCCAAATTCAATATTCACAATTGCTTGAAGTATTTTTTGCAACGCATGACCCAACGACGTTAAACCGCCAAGGCAATGATATTGGTACACAATATCGCTCAGTGATTTATTACTTCAACCCAGAACAGCAGCAAGCTGCGGAACACATCATTCAGGAATTAAAAGCCCAAGGCATTAACATTGTCACGGAAGTGACCTCTGCACCACCGTTTTATCCAGCCGAAGAGTATCATCAAAATTACTTTGCTCGGAATCCGACTCAAGGTTACTGTAATTTTGCCATTCCACCGAAACTTTTAAAACTGCACAGTAAGTTCCAAGCACTGCTGAAAACTGAATAAGTCAGCAATAAAAAAGCGACCAATATGGTCGCTTTTTCGCATCATCAATGCTTAATTTTCACTGACAAAAGCAATATCACTGAGTCCGGCTTCACTCGCGCGTGACATCACTTGTGCAACAGTATCATAACGTGATTCTTTATCGGCACGTAACTGTACGGTTGGCTTCTGTTCGGCTTGACCCGCCTCATTAAAACGAGTCTGCAACTCATCTAAACTAATGATTTGGTCATTCCACGCCACTTCACCATTGGCATTAATACTGACTGTAATTGCTTCAGGTGGTGGATCAACAATATCCGCAGTGGTTTTTGGCAAGGTTAATGGAATTGATGGGTTGGCAACGGTTGCAGTCACCAAGAAGATGATCATCAATACCAACATAATATCGATGAGCGGAATGAGATTCATCTCATTCATGCCCGAATCGTTGTCTTCACCCAATTGAAAAGCCATTAAGCTTGACCTCCAACTAAACCTTGTTGTGTCGCTTTCACTTCAACTTTTTGCGTTGTTGTTTCTTGCTGCAACATGGTATCAATCAATAAGCTGTGTGCTTGATCTTGCAGTTCATTTGACAAAGTACGGTTGGCACGTACACAAATGTTGTACGCCAATACCGCAGGAATCGCAACTGCCAAACCTAAACCCGTCATGATCAGTGCTTCACCTACAGGGGTTGCCACTTGAGCTAAACCTGCTTGACCACTTTTACCAACAGCAACCAGAGCATGGAAAATACCCCAAACTGTACCAAATAAACCGACAAAAGGACCGATCGAAGCAATGGTACCTAAAACCGATACACCTTTTTCTGCATTGGCTTTTTCTACAGAAATTTGACGCAATAGCGCTTGTTCTGCAACTGCTTTACGCTGTTCAAAACTTAGCGGTGCCAATTTCGCTTTCAGCTTAGTGAGTGCTGCTGCAAGTTGAGCATGTGCTTGTTGTTTAAGTTGGCGTGTGCCCATCAGACGTAAAATAAAAATCGTCCATGTTGCGATAGACATTGCCAATAATACGAAATACAGGGTTTTACTCACCGCATCCGCATGTTGCCAATAAACTGAAAAGTTCATACTCGAACTCCTGAAATAGTTAGCCGTTAGGATTCAATGTCAATTCAAATGGTTGCTCTGCTCGAATAGGGTAAGCAACACCATTTTCCTTGTACGGTTTGAATTTTGCATTACGCACAGAGCGTAAAATCTTTTCATCTAAAGCGGAAACACCTGTCGACTTGGTCACACGCGCATTAGTAATTTTACCCTTTTCATCGGCCTCAATGAGGATGATGATGCTACGTGTCTCACCCTTTAAGTCACTGTTGCTGTAACTTGGCTTTGGCGAACGACTCCATTGCACCCCTGAACCACCAATTGAAACATTTCTTGTTGTTGGTGTTGGCGCAGGTCTTTCCACCACTGGTTGAGCTACAGGTGCAGGTCTACTGACCACTCTGGTTTCAACCGCTGGAGTACTCACCACGGCTGGTCTCTGCGGCTGTACAGTAGGCTGTGTAACAGGTTTGACGGTTTCTGCTTTTTTAACTTGTTGAACTTTTTCCACCTTCTTCGGAGGTTGTGGCTGAGGTTTTTCCACCACTTTGACCTCTTTTACTTCCTTTGGCTTTGGCTGTTCTTTTTTCGGTTCAGCTTTCGGCTTTGGCGGTAAAGGTTTCGGTTGTTCTTGAATTTTGACAAATCGTACTTTTAATGGCTCTTTTTCCACTTTAGGAAGTTCAGGCGCTTTCATTTGGCTGACCGCCCACAATACCCCAACATGCCCAATGGCAACTGCAATTAAGGCTGAGATGATTTTCTTTTTCATCGGATTAGGAGCTTGCATAGAGGGGGTAGAAAGTTGACTCATTAGAATCTATGACCTAAAAGAAGCGACTGCTCACGACAGTTTAATCGTGGATTTAACAATCAAGCTCATCGGTTAGTACAATTAAAGTATCGCAATAATAAATGAGAAGTGTTTTCATTTGCAACTATTAATTTCACTGTTTTAATGAGTTTTTTGAATCAAAATAAAAAAAGGACCGTTAAAAAACTGGTCCTTTTTCGCATAGGCTAAAAATAGTTATTGGAAAACAACTGTTTTATTGCCATCGACAATAATGCGGTCTTCTAAATGCCACTTTACTGCACGTGCCAAAACATTACGTTCAACGTCTTGACCCAATTCACGCAATTGCTCAACGGTAAAGTCGTGGTTCACACGCTCAACATCCTGCTCAATAATTGGACCTTGGTCTAAATCAGCAGTCACATAGTGAGCCGTAGCACCAATCAACTTCACGCCTTTCTCATGTGCTTGTTTGTATGGATTTGCCCCGACAAAAGCAGGTAAGAACGAATGGTGAATATTGATGATTTTCATTTCCCAGTGCTTCACAAACTCTTCATCCAGAATTTGCATATAACGCGCTAAAACAAGCAAATCATTGCCTTGCATCAATTCATCAATTTTTGCATAGGCTTCCCGTTTGTTTTCTTTGGTCACTGGAACCACTTCAAACGGAATACCGAAGTTCTCTACCGCTTCACGTAAATCAGGATGATTGGAAACTACCTTCGTAATTTCACATGGTAAGCCGCCACGCGCATGACGCCATAACAGCTCAAGTAAAGCGTGATCGACTTTAGAGACTAAAATACCCACTTTTTTCACGTCGCTGACCAAGGTCAAGCGCCATTGCATGGCGTAGCGCTCGGCAACGTTTACCGCAAAAGTTTGGATCAAGCTTTCTTTGCGTGTTTGCAAATGGTCTAATTCAAACTCAACACGCATGAAATAACGCCCGCCCGAAGCTTCCGTTGCGTATTGATCAAGTGCGGTAATATTTGCTCCCTGATGATACAAAAAGCTCGATACAGCCTGCACGATCCCTGGCTTATCTTCACAAGTAATCAGTAAGCGTGCTGTGTTGGCAGTTGTCATGTTCATGTTGGTTCTTATTACACCTAATTTAAATAAGCCGAGTATTCTAGCGCGTTTTACACGCTGACTAAATAGCTGGTTTCAGCTTCAATTGTTTTTCACATGTGAGAGACTGGCAAATAACTCAGAAGGGCCAAAACTTTCCAGTAATCGCTCATAGGTTTCACGGCTTTCACCACGTAAATAGGCCCCTTCAAGGAACACCATTTGACGTAAGGCTTGCCACACCCACTTTTCTTCCAGATGGTTAGAGTCACTGATGTGTCCCGACATATATAAGAAGTTGGTCCAGTTGGTCAGTACAATCCACAAATTAATGACCAAGGCTTCAATTTCTGAAGACGTCATTTGCATTAAACCTGCATCTACAAAGGCTTGATAAATTTTCTGGCCTTGTTGCATGACTTGTCCCGCAAAACGTGGATACATTTTGCGAAAATCTTCATTATTTTCAACCAAATGATAAACATCACGGTGCAAAAATCGATAAGCCCACAACTGGTTGCTTAAGACTTGAAAATAACTAATTTTGTCATTCACATCCAAAGCACGGTCATCGGGTAGCGCGAGCATTTCCAACGTTTCTTTCTGGTACTGCTCCATCAACTCTTTAATAATTTCATTTTTATTGCGAAAGTGGTAATACAAATTGCCTGGACTCATACCCAATTCAGCAGCAATATGATTGGTCGTGACCGAGCGTTCACCACGTTCATTAAACAACTGCAAACTCAATTGCAAAATGCGTTCTTTGGTTTTCACCGTTTTGGAGTGAGACATCCTAAAGTAACCATATATTCAATGGGTTAGAAAACTAACACAGTAAGTGACTTGACTATTTAGAGCATTTGCTCTAAAAAATTAATTATCCGCTTTAATGTAACTGGTAACGCGTCATGAACAGTCAAACAAAAACAACAGCAATGACACCCCATGCTTTTGATCTTCAATACTTACACGACGTACTTGAACAACAAAAGCATGCTTACCAACGCTATCCTTTACCAACAGCAAAGGAACGTATTGATCGTTTAGCACGGCTTAAGCGTATCTTGGTTAAGTACCAAGATCAATTCGCTGAAGCAATCAACCTCGATTATGGTAACCGTTCTATCGCCGAAACCAAAATCGGTGAATTACTCACTTGCCTAGAGCAGATTAAATATTATAGCAAGCATTTAGCAAAATGGATGAAGCCCTCCAAGCGACACGTCGGAATCATCCATCAACCTGCTAAAGCTTGGGTGCAATATCAACCTTTAGGCATCATCGGTATTATTGCGCCTTGGAACTATCCTTTATTGCTCTCGGTTGGCCCTCTCATTTGTGCTTTGGCTGCTGGCAACCATGCCATGATTAAAGTTTCAAGTTCATCCAGTAATTTTGGTCGTGTACTTGAACTGGCTTTATCTGAAATTTTCCCACAAGAGTTGGTAGCCGTCATAAATGGTGGTGGCGCCATTTCCGATGCGTTTAGTCATCTGGCTTTTGATAAAATTGTATTTACCGGCTCCACCAATGTTGGCAAAACCGTGATGGCAGCCGCTTCAGAAAATTTAGTTCCCGTGATTCTGGAACTAGGCGGTAAATCCCCAGTCTTGGTTCATCCATCAATTGATTTAGAAGATGTCGCACAGCGAATTGCTGTAGGAAAACTATGGAATGTAGGTCAAACCTGTGTGGCTCCAGATTTTATGTTCCTACCCAAAGGCAAAACTCAGGAATTTATTGAAAAGTTTCAAGCTTGCGTTTTAGAGATGTATCCGCATTTTAAAAACAATCAGGATTACACCTCTATTATTAATGACAAGCAATATCAACGCATTCAAGGCTATCTGGAAGATGCCCAAGCGCATGGTGCACAAATTATAGCGATTAACCCATTACACGAAGACTTGCACGAAGTGCGTAAAATTGCGCCAACCATTGTCGCAGGCGTGACGCCAGACATGCAAATTATGCAAAATGAGATCTTTGGTCCGCTTTTACCGATCATGGAATATGATCAAATAGATGATGTAATCGACTTTATTAATAGCCGTCCTCGTCCACTTGCTTTATACTACTTCGACTTTGATCAGGCGCGTGCAGATTATGTCGCACAGCGTACCCATTCAGGGCATTTTGGACAAAACACGGTATTAACCCATGTTGCACAAGACGATTTACCCTTCGGTGGCGTTGGTGCATCAGGAATGGGCAAATATCATGGTCCAGAAGGTTTCTTCAGTTTGTCGCATGAACGGTCTATGATGTCGAATCCAAAGCTGTACAGCTTTAAATACATCCTCCCACCGTTTAATAAGCCGATTCACAAATTGATTTTGAAAACTCTTCTTCGCTAAGTGATCAAGGCATGATCTATTGCATCAGATCATGTCCCGTTTTATCAAAAATCGCTTGTCTTTTAAGCGCATTTTTGTTATAAAACGCCCCTTGAATGATTTCATCTGTTTACTTTTAATGACTAGCGCACAATCGGTGCTGTCTAGCAATGGAGTTCACCATGTCTAAGGTTTGCCAAGTTACCGGCAAGCGTCCAGTCGTTGGCAACAACGTCTCGCACGCCAATAACAAAACCAAACGCCGGTTCGAGCCGAACCTGCATCACCACCGTTTTTGGTTAGAAAGCGAAAAACGTTTCGTACGTCTTCGTTTAACCACTAAAGGTATGCGTATTATCGACAAATTGGGCATTGAGAAGGTTGTTGCTGACCTCCGTGCTCAAGGTCAAAAGATCTAAGGAGTCTGAACCATGCGTGATAAAATTCGCTTAGTTTCTACTGCGGGTACAGGTTATTTCTATACCACGACTAAGAACAAACGTACTATGCCGGAAAAAATGGAAATCAAAAAATTTGATCCAAAAATCCGTCAACACGTAATCTTCAAAGAAGCTAAAATCAAGTAATTTTAGTTTCTTTAAAAAACGACCTAATCTTAGGTCGTTTTTTTTTGCATTTTTTTTATGCATCTTGATAAACTTAAAACAATTTTTGGCATTCTTTGTGCTTATTTTCTTTTCACCCTTAACCTGTGTTTAAGGAGTTTTTAGTGCCGCATAATGTAGATCTCATCATATTACTGGCTTTTGGGTTTGGGCTCGCACTTATTTTTGGTTACCTTGCTGCCCGTTTACGCCTCCCTCCTCTAATTGGGTATTTAGTTGCTGGCATTATTCTTAGCCCGAACACCCCAGGAATTGTTGCGGACATTCAACTTGCCAACCAACTTGCCGAACTGGGCGTCATGTTTCTGATGTTTGGGGTCGGTATGCACTTTTCGCTGAATGATCTCCTACAAGTCCGACGCATTGCACTACCGGGTGCCATTTTACAAATTGCAGTGGCAACACTATTAGGCATTGGGGTTTCCATGCTTTGGGGCTGGAGCTTTGGTTCAGCGCTGGTGTTCGGTCTGAGTTTATCTTGTGCCAGTACTGTTGTATTACTCAAAGCCTTAGGTGATCAAGGTCTACTCAATTCGGTCAATGGCAAAATTGCGGTAGGCTGGCTCTTGGTTGAAGACTTG
It encodes:
- the msrA gene encoding peptide-methionine (S)-S-oxide reductase MsrA translates to MQQALLGGGCFWCVEAVFLQLKGVTRVVSGYAGGTTENPSYEDICRGNTGHAEVILIDFDESQIQYSQLLEVFFATHDPTTLNRQGNDIGTQYRSVIYYFNPEQQQAAEHIIQELKAQGINIVTEVTSAPPFYPAEEYHQNYFARNPTQGYCNFAIPPKLLKLHSKFQALLKTE
- a CDS encoding ExbD/TolR family protein, coding for MAFQLGEDNDSGMNEMNLIPLIDIMLVLMIIFLVTATVANPSIPLTLPKTTADIVDPPPEAITVSINANGEVAWNDQIISLDELQTRFNEAGQAEQKPTVQLRADKESRYDTVAQVMSRASEAGLSDIAFVSEN
- a CDS encoding MotA/TolQ/ExbB proton channel family protein; the encoded protein is MNFSVYWQHADAVSKTLYFVLLAMSIATWTIFILRLMGTRQLKQQAHAQLAAALTKLKAKLAPLSFEQRKAVAEQALLRQISVEKANAEKGVSVLGTIASIGPFVGLFGTVWGIFHALVAVGKSGQAGLAQVATPVGEALIMTGLGLAVAIPAVLAYNICVRANRTLSNELQDQAHSLLIDTMLQQETTTQKVEVKATQQGLVGGQA
- a CDS encoding energy transducer TonB family protein is translated as MSQLSTPSMQAPNPMKKKIISALIAVAIGHVGVLWAVSQMKAPELPKVEKEPLKVRFVKIQEQPKPLPPKPKAEPKKEQPKPKEVKEVKVVEKPQPQPPKKVEKVQQVKKAETVKPVTQPTVQPQRPAVVSTPAVETRVVSRPAPVAQPVVERPAPTPTTRNVSIGGSGVQWSRSPKPSYSNSDLKGETRSIIILIEADEKGKITNARVTKSTGVSALDEKILRSVRNAKFKPYKENGVAYPIRAEQPFELTLNPNG
- the purU gene encoding formyltetrahydrofolate deformylase, translated to MNMTTANTARLLITCEDKPGIVQAVSSFLYHQGANITALDQYATEASGGRYFMRVEFELDHLQTRKESLIQTFAVNVAERYAMQWRLTLVSDVKKVGILVSKVDHALLELLWRHARGGLPCEITKVVSNHPDLREAVENFGIPFEVVPVTKENKREAYAKIDELMQGNDLLVLARYMQILDEEFVKHWEMKIINIHHSFLPAFVGANPYKQAHEKGVKLIGATAHYVTADLDQGPIIEQDVERVNHDFTVEQLRELGQDVERNVLARAVKWHLEDRIIVDGNKTVVFQ
- a CDS encoding TetR/AcrR family transcriptional regulator, producing the protein MSHSKTVKTKERILQLSLQLFNERGERSVTTNHIAAELGMSPGNLYYHFRNKNEIIKELMEQYQKETLEMLALPDDRALDVNDKISYFQVLSNQLWAYRFLHRDVYHLVENNEDFRKMYPRFAGQVMQQGQKIYQAFVDAGLMQMTSSEIEALVINLWIVLTNWTNFLYMSGHISDSNHLEEKWVWQALRQMVFLEGAYLRGESRETYERLLESFGPSELFASLSHVKNN
- a CDS encoding coniferyl aldehyde dehydrogenase → MNSQTKTTAMTPHAFDLQYLHDVLEQQKHAYQRYPLPTAKERIDRLARLKRILVKYQDQFAEAINLDYGNRSIAETKIGELLTCLEQIKYYSKHLAKWMKPSKRHVGIIHQPAKAWVQYQPLGIIGIIAPWNYPLLLSVGPLICALAAGNHAMIKVSSSSSNFGRVLELALSEIFPQELVAVINGGGAISDAFSHLAFDKIVFTGSTNVGKTVMAAASENLVPVILELGGKSPVLVHPSIDLEDVAQRIAVGKLWNVGQTCVAPDFMFLPKGKTQEFIEKFQACVLEMYPHFKNNQDYTSIINDKQYQRIQGYLEDAQAHGAQIIAINPLHEDLHEVRKIAPTIVAGVTPDMQIMQNEIFGPLLPIMEYDQIDDVIDFINSRPRPLALYYFDFDQARADYVAQRTHSGHFGQNTVLTHVAQDDLPFGGVGASGMGKYHGPEGFFSLSHERSMMSNPKLYSFKYILPPFNKPIHKLILKTLLR
- the rpmB gene encoding 50S ribosomal protein L28, whose product is MSKVCQVTGKRPVVGNNVSHANNKTKRRFEPNLHHHRFWLESEKRFVRLRLTTKGMRIIDKLGIEKVVADLRAQGQKI
- the rpmG gene encoding 50S ribosomal protein L33, with product MRDKIRLVSTAGTGYFYTTTKNKRTMPEKMEIKKFDPKIRQHVIFKEAKIK